Proteins from one Rosa chinensis cultivar Old Blush chromosome 7, RchiOBHm-V2, whole genome shotgun sequence genomic window:
- the LOC112175443 gene encoding G-type lectin S-receptor-like serine/threonine-protein kinase At1g11410 isoform X2, translated as MLLKALLLILLFQLSTSKDTITWNGEQVKDGDLLVSKGNDFELGFFSPRNSSYRYVGIWYSMSQISDQTVVWVANRNNPINDTSGVLTINRYGKLVIYAHNMENVPIWSANMSRSVIKTNLLSAQLLDTGNLVLTQDGKTESFIIWQSFDYPTDTLIPGMKLGVSWKTGLEWFLTSWKSPDDPGTGDYSHRLHWNQTAMLQYFLFKGLTTRVWRSDPGPWRNFVSNNDETYYLQSSDNSTIKFRMVVNDSGLLQHLTWNDGDHQWKELWAAPKYRCDLYGQCGAYSKCNPDNINMFECECLPGYEPKSINDWNQNDGSEGCLSKRVGVSKCGVGDGFLEVARVKAPDTSTVVARLDTGMSAKECKQECLRNCSCTACMSINNKGRIDCLTWYGELLDIVKHTDEGQVLHVRVDEIELAMYSRKSEGFLERRGMLAIPILSGLLVLVLIPVFGCWWLKKRRKTKDLAVVDELGKARKHPDLQFFSLSTIIVATGNFHSGNKLGEGGFGSVYKGQLPNGQEIAVKRLSKTSGQGIEEFKNEVVLIERLQHRNLVKLLGCCIAGEEKMLVLEYLSNKSLDFFLFDDTRRSSLGWKKRFEIINGIARGILYLHQDSRVRIIHRDLKTSNILLDAEMHPKISDFGMARIFYGDQLQDKTARVVGTYGYMSPEYAVFGRYSTKSDVFSFGIIILEIISGKKNSGSYWEDHSMNLIGNMWGEDRALEIMDSSLELYQPDEVLRCIQVGLLCVQEDSKDRPTMSDAVFMLSGEASLSTPKQPAFVFRKSACSNVPSLASGLCSINDLTITNVDVR; from the exons ATGTTACTGAAAGCTCTGCttctcatcctcctcttccAACTGTCCACTTCCAAGGACACCATAACATGGAACGGAGAGCAAGTAAAGGATGGTGACCTTCTAGTGTCCAAAGGAAACGACTTTGAATTGGGTTTCTTCAGCCCCAGAAACTCGAGCTACCGCTATGTTGGAATTTGGTATTCCATGTCTCAGATATCTGACCAAACAGTGGTGTGGGTGGCAAACAGAAACAACCCCATCAATGATACATCAGGTGTTCTCACAATAAACAGGTATGGAAAACTAGTCATTTATGCTCACAATATGGAGAACGTTCCTATATGGTCTGCCAATATGTCTCGGTCAGTCATAAAAACAAACCTCTTATCTGCACAACTTTTAGATACAGGAAACTTAGTTCTGACCCAGGATGGTAAAACTGAAAGCTTTATTATATGGCAGAGTTTTGATTATCCTACAGATACTCTAATCCCTGGTATGAAACTTGGGGTGAGTTGGAAAACTGGTTTAGAGTGGTTTTTAACATCTTGGAAGTCACCAGATGACCCTGGAACTGGGGACTATAGCCATAGGCTTCATTGGAACCAGACGGCCATGCTACAATATTTTCTGTTCAAGGGTTTAACTACTAGGGTTTGGAGAAGTGATCCTGGGCCTTGGCGCAATTTTGTTAGTAATAATGATGAAACGTATTACCTACAATCTAGTGATAACTCCACTATAAAATTTAGAATGGTTGTGAATGATTCTGGGTTATTGCAGCATTTGACATGGAATGATGGTGACCATCAATGGAAGGAACTATGGGCTGCACCGAAATACCGTTGTGACTTGTATGGACAGTGTGGTGCCTATAGTAAATGTAACCCTGACAATATTAATATGTTTGAGTGTGAGTGTTTACCAGGGTATGAACCTAAATCTATAAATGACTGGAATCAGAATGATGGGTCAGAGGGGTGTCTGAGTAAGCGAGTTGGAGTGTCAAAGTGTGGAGTTGGAGATGGGTTTTTAGAGGTGGCAAGGGTGAAAGCTCCAGACACATCGACAGTAGTAGCACGACTGGATACTGGTATGAGTGCCAAAGAGTGCAAGCAGGAATGTTTGAGAAATTGTTCTTGCACAGCATGTATGAGCATCAATAATAAAGGGCGCATTGATTGCTTGACATGGTATGGTGAGCTGCTGGATATTGTGAAGCACACGGATGAAGGACAAGTTCTACATGTTCGTGTGGATGAAATTGAGTTAG CTATGTATTCCAGAAAATCAGAAGGTTTTTTGGAAAGGAGGGGCATGCTGGCTATTCCAATATTGTCTGGTCTACTGGTGCTGGTACTAATCCCTGTGTTTGGCTGTTGGTGGCttaagaaaagaaggaaaaccaaAG ACTTAGCAGTGGTGGATGAACTTGGAAAAGCTAGGAAACACCCTGATCTGCAATTTTTCTCTCTGAGCACAATAATTGTAGCCACAGGCAACTTCCATTCTGGAAATAAACTCGGGGAAGGTGGTTTTGGATCTGTTTATAAG GGTCAGTTACCAAATGGACAGGAGATTGCTGTGAAAAGATTGTCCAAAACTTCAGGGCAAGGGATTGAAGAATTCAAAAATGAAGTTGTGCTTATAGAAAGACTTCAACACAGGAACCTTGTGAAACTTTTGGGTTGTTGCATAGCGGGAGAAGAAAAGATGTTGGTCCTTGAATACTTGTCCAACAAAAGCTTggacttctttctttttg ATGACACAAGAAGGTCCTCTTTGGGTTGGAAAAAGCGctttgaaatcatcaatggGATTGCTCGTGGGATTCTTTATCTTCACCAGGACTCGAGAGTTAGAATTATACATAGGGATCTAAAAACCAGCAATATTCTTCTAGATGCTGAGATGCAcccaaaaatttcagattttggcaTGGCAAGAATATTTTATGGGGACCAATTGCAGGATAAGACAGCCAGAGTTGTTGGAACATA TGGGTATATGTCACCAGAGTATGCAGTTTTTGGTAGATATTCAACAAAATCAGATGTCTTTAGCTTCGGGATCATAATATTGGAGATCATAAGCGGCAAGAAAAACTCTGGTTCATATTGGGAGGATCATTCCATGAACTTGATAGGAAAT ATGTGGGGTGAAGACAGAGCTTTAGAAATTATGGATTCATCACTAGAGTTATATCAACCAGATGAAGTCTTGAGATGCATTCAAGTTGGGCTCTTATGTGTGCAAGAAGATTCAAAGGACCGGCCTACCATGTCAGATGCTGTTTTCATGTTGAGTGGTGAAGCATCTCTTTCAACTCCTAAGCAGCCTGCATTTGTTTTTAGAAAAAGTGCATGCAGTAATGTTCCATCCCTTGCAAGTGGATTATGTTCAATAAATGACTTAACAATAACCAATGTGGATGTTCGATGA
- the LOC121048767 gene encoding cysteine-rich receptor-like protein kinase 5, which produces MNPRISDFGMARIFHGDQLQDKTRRIVGTYGYMSPEYAIFGRFSTKSDVFSFGIIMLEIVSGRKNNGSELEDPSMNLIGRVWELWGEGRALDIVDSTLKSYQPNEVMRCIQVALLCVQEDSKDRPAMSAIVFMLSGEASPPLPKHLAFVYRRDSDADVDPLHANGTDSINDLTITTMKAR; this is translated from the exons ATGAACCCaagaatttctgattttggcaTGGCTAGAATATTCCATGGAGACCAATTGCAAGATAAGACGAGGCGAATTGTTGGAACATA TGGCTACATGTCACCAGAGTACGCAAtatttgggagattttcaacGAAATCTGATGTATTTAGTTTTGGGATCATAATGTTGGAGATTGTAAGCGGCCGGAAAAACAATGGTTCTGAACTAGAGGATCCTTCCATGAACTTGATAGGACGT GTTTGGGAGCTATGGGGAGAAGGCAGGGCCTTAGATATTGTTGATTCGACACTGAAGTCATATCAGCCTAATGAAGTCATGAGATGCATACAAGTTGCGCTCTTGTGTGTACAAGAAGATTCAAAGGACCGACCTGCCATGTCAGCCATTGTTTTCATGTTGAGTGGTGAAGCATCTCCTCCATTGCCTAAGCATCTGGCATTTGTTTACAGAAGAGATTCCGACGCTGATGTTGATCCGTTACATGCAAACGGAACTGATTCTATAAATGACTTGACAATAACTACAATGAAAGCTCGATAA
- the LOC112175443 gene encoding G-type lectin S-receptor-like serine/threonine-protein kinase At1g11410 isoform X1, with the protein MLLKALLLILLFQLSTSKDTITWNGEQVKDGDLLVSKGNDFELGFFSPRNSSYRYVGIWYSMSQISDQTVVWVANRNNPINDTSGVLTINRYGKLVIYAHNMENVPIWSANMSRSVIKTNLLSAQLLDTGNLVLTQDGKTESFIIWQSFDYPTDTLIPGMKLGVSWKTGLEWFLTSWKSPDDPGTGDYSHRLHWNQTAMLQYFLFKGLTTRVWRSDPGPWRNFVSNNDETYYLQSSDNSTIKFRMVVNDSGLLQHLTWNDGDHQWKELWAAPKYRCDLYGQCGAYSKCNPDNINMFECECLPGYEPKSINDWNQNDGSEGCLSKRVGVSKCGVGDGFLEVARVKAPDTSTVVARLDTGMSAKECKQECLRNCSCTACMSINNKGRIDCLTWYGELLDIVKHTDEGQVLHVRVDEIELAMYSRKSEGFLERRGMLAIPILSGLLVLVLIPVFGCWWLKKRRKTKDLAVVDELGKARKHPDLQFFSLSTIIVATGNFHSGNKLGEGGFGSVYKGQLPNGQEIAVKRLSKTSGQGIEEFKNEVVLIERLQHRNLVKLLGCCIAGEEKMLVLEYLSNKSLDFFLFDDTRRSSLGWKKRFEIINGIARGILYLHQDSRVRIIHRDLKTSNILLDAEMHPKISDFGMARIFYGDQLQDKTARVVGTYGYMSPEYAVFGRYSTKSDVFSFGIIILEIISGKKNSGSYWEDHSMNLIGNVWQMWGEDRALEIMDSSLELYQPDEVLRCIQVGLLCVQEDSKDRPTMSDAVFMLSGEASLSTPKQPAFVFRKSACSNVPSLASGLCSINDLTITNVDVR; encoded by the exons ATGTTACTGAAAGCTCTGCttctcatcctcctcttccAACTGTCCACTTCCAAGGACACCATAACATGGAACGGAGAGCAAGTAAAGGATGGTGACCTTCTAGTGTCCAAAGGAAACGACTTTGAATTGGGTTTCTTCAGCCCCAGAAACTCGAGCTACCGCTATGTTGGAATTTGGTATTCCATGTCTCAGATATCTGACCAAACAGTGGTGTGGGTGGCAAACAGAAACAACCCCATCAATGATACATCAGGTGTTCTCACAATAAACAGGTATGGAAAACTAGTCATTTATGCTCACAATATGGAGAACGTTCCTATATGGTCTGCCAATATGTCTCGGTCAGTCATAAAAACAAACCTCTTATCTGCACAACTTTTAGATACAGGAAACTTAGTTCTGACCCAGGATGGTAAAACTGAAAGCTTTATTATATGGCAGAGTTTTGATTATCCTACAGATACTCTAATCCCTGGTATGAAACTTGGGGTGAGTTGGAAAACTGGTTTAGAGTGGTTTTTAACATCTTGGAAGTCACCAGATGACCCTGGAACTGGGGACTATAGCCATAGGCTTCATTGGAACCAGACGGCCATGCTACAATATTTTCTGTTCAAGGGTTTAACTACTAGGGTTTGGAGAAGTGATCCTGGGCCTTGGCGCAATTTTGTTAGTAATAATGATGAAACGTATTACCTACAATCTAGTGATAACTCCACTATAAAATTTAGAATGGTTGTGAATGATTCTGGGTTATTGCAGCATTTGACATGGAATGATGGTGACCATCAATGGAAGGAACTATGGGCTGCACCGAAATACCGTTGTGACTTGTATGGACAGTGTGGTGCCTATAGTAAATGTAACCCTGACAATATTAATATGTTTGAGTGTGAGTGTTTACCAGGGTATGAACCTAAATCTATAAATGACTGGAATCAGAATGATGGGTCAGAGGGGTGTCTGAGTAAGCGAGTTGGAGTGTCAAAGTGTGGAGTTGGAGATGGGTTTTTAGAGGTGGCAAGGGTGAAAGCTCCAGACACATCGACAGTAGTAGCACGACTGGATACTGGTATGAGTGCCAAAGAGTGCAAGCAGGAATGTTTGAGAAATTGTTCTTGCACAGCATGTATGAGCATCAATAATAAAGGGCGCATTGATTGCTTGACATGGTATGGTGAGCTGCTGGATATTGTGAAGCACACGGATGAAGGACAAGTTCTACATGTTCGTGTGGATGAAATTGAGTTAG CTATGTATTCCAGAAAATCAGAAGGTTTTTTGGAAAGGAGGGGCATGCTGGCTATTCCAATATTGTCTGGTCTACTGGTGCTGGTACTAATCCCTGTGTTTGGCTGTTGGTGGCttaagaaaagaaggaaaaccaaAG ACTTAGCAGTGGTGGATGAACTTGGAAAAGCTAGGAAACACCCTGATCTGCAATTTTTCTCTCTGAGCACAATAATTGTAGCCACAGGCAACTTCCATTCTGGAAATAAACTCGGGGAAGGTGGTTTTGGATCTGTTTATAAG GGTCAGTTACCAAATGGACAGGAGATTGCTGTGAAAAGATTGTCCAAAACTTCAGGGCAAGGGATTGAAGAATTCAAAAATGAAGTTGTGCTTATAGAAAGACTTCAACACAGGAACCTTGTGAAACTTTTGGGTTGTTGCATAGCGGGAGAAGAAAAGATGTTGGTCCTTGAATACTTGTCCAACAAAAGCTTggacttctttctttttg ATGACACAAGAAGGTCCTCTTTGGGTTGGAAAAAGCGctttgaaatcatcaatggGATTGCTCGTGGGATTCTTTATCTTCACCAGGACTCGAGAGTTAGAATTATACATAGGGATCTAAAAACCAGCAATATTCTTCTAGATGCTGAGATGCAcccaaaaatttcagattttggcaTGGCAAGAATATTTTATGGGGACCAATTGCAGGATAAGACAGCCAGAGTTGTTGGAACATA TGGGTATATGTCACCAGAGTATGCAGTTTTTGGTAGATATTCAACAAAATCAGATGTCTTTAGCTTCGGGATCATAATATTGGAGATCATAAGCGGCAAGAAAAACTCTGGTTCATATTGGGAGGATCATTCCATGAACTTGATAGGAAAT GTTTGGCAGATGTGGGGTGAAGACAGAGCTTTAGAAATTATGGATTCATCACTAGAGTTATATCAACCAGATGAAGTCTTGAGATGCATTCAAGTTGGGCTCTTATGTGTGCAAGAAGATTCAAAGGACCGGCCTACCATGTCAGATGCTGTTTTCATGTTGAGTGGTGAAGCATCTCTTTCAACTCCTAAGCAGCCTGCATTTGTTTTTAGAAAAAGTGCATGCAGTAATGTTCCATCCCTTGCAAGTGGATTATGTTCAATAAATGACTTAACAATAACCAATGTGGATGTTCGATGA
- the LOC121050571 gene encoding G-type lectin S-receptor-like serine/threonine-protein kinase RKS1 has protein sequence MLFKALLLFLLFRFCESRDTITRNQEQLKDDGGVLVSKQSKFELGFFSPGNSSNRYVGIWYSQTRVSNKTVVWVANRNNPINDTSGVLTINRYGELVLYAYNMESTPIWSTNVSRSVQNVNTSTLSAQLLDTGNLVVFQDDNNENLSWQSFDHPTDTLIPGMKVGVNWKTGQEWVLTSWKSQDDPAIGDYTLRLYPNQIASPEIFLYKGLSKYWRSPGPSPSVVTNQEETYYLMDDTNAITRATVTDSAHERFTWDDGGLQWKEDYSEPKSLCDHGY, from the exons ATGTTATTCAAAGCTctgcttctcttcctcctcttccgaTTTTGCGAATCCAGGGACACCATAACACGGAACCAAGAACAACTGAAGGATGATGGTGGAGTTTTAGTGTCCAAACAGAGCAAGTTCGAATTGGGTTTCTTCAGCCCCGGAAATTCTAGCAACCGGTATGTTGGAATTTGGTATTCTCAGACTAGAGTATCTAATAAAACAGTGGTGTGGGTTGCAAACAGGAACAATCCCATAAATGATACCTCTGGTGTGCTCACAATAAACAGGTATGGAGAACTAGTCCTTTATGCTTATAACATGGAGAGCACTCCTATTTGGTCTACTAATGTGTCGCGGTCGGTTCAAAATGTTAACACAAGcactttatctgcacagctttTAGATACAGGAAATCTAGTTGTGTTCCAGGATGATAATAATGAAAACCTTTCATGGCAAAGTTTTGATCATCCCACAGATACTTTAattccaggtatgaaagttggggTGAATTGGAAAACTGGGCAAGAATGGGTTTTAACATCTTGGAAGTCACAAGATGACCCTGCAATTGGGGActat ACCTTAAGGCTCTATCCAAATCAGATTGCATCCCCCGAAATTTTTCTGTACAAGGGTTTGAGTAAGTATTGGCGAAGTCCAGGGCCATCACCTAGTGTGGTCACTAATCAAGAGGAAACTTATTATCTCATGGATGACACCAATGCAATTACAAGAGCAACCGTGACGGATTCTGCGCACGAGCGCTTTACATGGGATGATGGTGGCCTTCAATGGAAGGAAGACTACTCTGAACCGAAGTCCCTGTGTGACCATGGGTATTGA